Proteins from a genomic interval of Luteibacter pinisoli:
- a CDS encoding response regulator, with the protein MEAQTVLARRPSLVLAEDHPQMSREMTRLLEDDFEIVAVVTDGEALLTWASRLCPDVVVTDIGMPGMDGIEAASRLVRWLPGIPIVFVSVHDEPEIVRRALAIGRGFVVKTAAGDELVDAVHAALRGDSFVSHWHTP; encoded by the coding sequence ATGGAAGCCCAGACTGTCCTTGCCCGCCGCCCTTCGCTGGTGCTGGCGGAAGACCATCCGCAGATGTCTCGCGAAATGACGCGACTGCTCGAGGACGATTTTGAGATCGTGGCGGTGGTCACCGACGGCGAAGCGCTGCTGACCTGGGCGTCGCGCCTGTGCCCGGACGTGGTGGTCACGGACATCGGCATGCCGGGCATGGACGGGATTGAAGCGGCGAGCCGGCTGGTGCGCTGGTTGCCCGGGATCCCGATTGTCTTCGTCAGCGTGCATGACGAACCCGAGATCGTGCGCCGGGCGCTGGCAATCGGCAGGGGCTTCGTCGTGAAAACGGCCGCCGGCGACGAACTCGTGGACGCCGTGCACGCGGCACTGCGCGGCGATTCCTTCGTGTCGCACTGGCATACCCCGTAA
- a CDS encoding LuxR C-terminal-related transcriptional regulator, whose protein sequence is MRTGANGYVLKLSAGEELLVALQQVLDGRSYVTPSLGARYLRGHMGDLHELTPKQREVLRLVGTGLRSKQIAAQLGLSVRTVEAHKYTIMQILDVHSTLELVRRSEELGLFF, encoded by the coding sequence ATGCGTACCGGCGCGAACGGCTACGTGCTGAAACTTTCGGCCGGCGAGGAATTGCTGGTTGCCCTGCAGCAGGTACTGGATGGCCGCAGCTACGTCACGCCGTCACTGGGTGCGCGTTATCTGCGCGGCCACATGGGCGACCTGCACGAGCTCACGCCGAAGCAACGCGAAGTGCTGCGCCTGGTCGGCACGGGCCTGCGTTCCAAGCAGATTGCCGCGCAGCTGGGCCTCTCGGTGCGCACCGTGGAGGCGCATAAGTACACCATCATGCAGATCCTCGACGTGCACAGCACGCTGGAGCTGGTGCGGCGTTCCGAGGAGCTGGGCCTGTTTTTCTAG
- a CDS encoding MASE1 domain-containing protein — MRDRAFDQRQAATWCAATCAGVVAAQLLSTLLWDHQNGTHVVWFPGAVLLGALLATSRALWPALVACAYAGVVATISAFGLPLSEVALVAIPSMALIPAAAWCMRRMPRRMPALQDFHMLVVFTLLAVIALPVVSVTLTLWLSHFTSLHESLLSGWANLTTAHALGYALYVPAWCSLRARESALRSSGGLDTGFAILLVLALVILTILWYAFGDRVEYRPLLCLAPTPIVIAAILGAQMPGSSLTMFTVAVIAAHMTSHGHGPFTLASAERTTLALQVWTLLAAISALAVAVVVEQRFASRRSLVAAHRELHELAGRLIATQEQERARLARDLHDDINQRLAAACIDLSTLRKRLAPEYRADVTGVQDRVVALCDDVRQLSHQLHPSCLQHAGLRGALEKLCRHPQGHAWPTVHLLADEAIDTLSPEIALCFYRVAQEALANAVRHADARDITLHASVDDGIATLRILDDGKGFDMAPCASARMGIGITSMHERAKLLGGSFDICSTPGKGVDVCIRIPTTTMTPM; from the coding sequence ATGAGGGATCGGGCATTCGACCAGCGGCAGGCAGCAACCTGGTGCGCAGCGACATGCGCCGGGGTGGTCGCTGCGCAGCTGCTCTCCACGCTGCTGTGGGATCACCAGAACGGCACGCATGTCGTCTGGTTCCCCGGCGCCGTGTTGCTGGGCGCGCTACTGGCGACGTCACGTGCACTCTGGCCCGCACTCGTCGCCTGTGCCTACGCCGGAGTGGTCGCGACCATCAGCGCCTTCGGGCTCCCACTCAGTGAAGTCGCCCTCGTCGCCATTCCGAGCATGGCGCTGATTCCCGCCGCGGCGTGGTGCATGCGGCGGATGCCGCGTCGCATGCCGGCGCTGCAGGACTTCCACATGCTGGTGGTGTTCACCCTACTAGCCGTCATCGCATTACCTGTCGTGTCTGTCACCCTCACGCTTTGGCTCAGCCACTTCACCAGCCTGCACGAGAGCCTGCTGTCGGGATGGGCCAACCTGACCACGGCGCACGCGCTCGGTTATGCGCTGTATGTGCCTGCGTGGTGCAGCCTGCGCGCCCGCGAGTCCGCCTTGCGCAGCAGCGGCGGCCTGGACACCGGCTTCGCCATCCTCCTCGTCCTGGCCCTCGTGATCCTCACCATCCTCTGGTACGCGTTTGGCGACCGCGTCGAGTACCGGCCCCTGCTTTGCCTCGCGCCCACGCCCATCGTGATCGCGGCCATCCTCGGGGCGCAGATGCCGGGCAGTTCGTTGACGATGTTCACCGTCGCCGTCATCGCCGCGCACATGACCTCGCATGGCCACGGCCCCTTCACCCTGGCGTCGGCCGAGCGCACGACGCTGGCCCTGCAGGTATGGACCCTCCTTGCGGCGATCTCCGCCCTCGCCGTCGCGGTGGTGGTCGAACAACGCTTCGCCAGCCGCCGCTCGCTGGTGGCCGCGCACCGTGAACTGCACGAATTGGCCGGGCGCCTGATCGCCACGCAGGAGCAGGAACGCGCCCGGCTGGCCCGCGACCTCCATGACGACATCAACCAGCGCCTCGCCGCCGCATGCATCGATCTTTCGACCCTGCGCAAGCGCCTCGCGCCCGAATACCGCGCCGACGTCACCGGCGTGCAGGATCGGGTCGTCGCCCTGTGCGACGACGTGCGCCAGCTATCGCACCAGCTGCATCCCAGCTGCCTGCAGCATGCCGGCCTGCGCGGTGCGCTGGAAAAACTCTGCCGGCATCCGCAGGGCCACGCATGGCCCACCGTGCACCTGTTGGCGGATGAGGCGATCGATACCCTGTCCCCGGAGATCGCGCTGTGTTTCTACCGCGTCGCGCAGGAGGCCCTCGCCAACGCCGTGCGCCATGCCGATGCCCGCGACATCACCCTGCACGCCTCGGTGGACGACGGCATCGCCACGCTGCGCATCCTCGACGACGGCAAGGGCTTCGACATGGCGCCCTGCGCATCCGCGCGCATGGGCATTGGCATCACCAGTATGCATGAACGGGCGAAGCTGCTGGGGGGCAGCTTTGATATTTGCAGTACACCTGGGAAGGGAGTGGACGTATGTATTCGGATACCGACGACAACGATGACACCGATGTGA